From a single Vespula pensylvanica isolate Volc-1 chromosome 24, ASM1446617v1, whole genome shotgun sequence genomic region:
- the LOC122637069 gene encoding NADH-cytochrome b5 reductase 3 isoform X1 codes for MHPVMRSINNGGRVEPFLDRGNELITMSALRSLILPVLAAVGTIAAIGLAIKFYVSKVEGKKKKNPVLLVDPVVKYSVPLIQKDVISHDTRKFRFGLPTEDHVLGLPTGQHIHLTTKIGDEVVIRSYTPVSSDDDHGYVDLVIKVYFKNVHPKFPEGGKMSQHLENMKIGDTIDIRGPSGRLVYKGRGKFSIKLLRKDPPTDYDVKKVVMLAGGTGITPMLQLVRAIIKDPADETQVSLLFANQTEKDILLRDELDDIAKNHSDKFKIWYTVDNGGENWPYSTGHINADMIKEHMLPPSPDTIVLMCGPVPMINMACNPNLDKLGYDTKLRFAY; via the exons ATGCATCCAGTAATGCGATCTATAAATAATGGCGGACGTGTAGAACCGTTCTTAGATCGAGG CAACGAGTTAATCACGATGTCAGCCTTGCGTTCGTTG ATTTTGCCAGTATTAGCTGCGGTGGGTACTATTGCTGCTATAGGTCTTGCCATTAAGTTTTACGTATCCAAAgtcgaaggaaagaagaaaaagaatcctGTATTGTTGGTTGACCCGGTTGTCAAATATAGCGTACCATTGATACAGAAAGATGTTATAAGTCATGATACTAGGAAGTTTAGATTCGGTTTGCCAACGGAGGATCATGTTCTTGGTCTTCCTACCGGACAACATATACATTTGACTACTAAGATCGGCGATGAAGTCGTTATACGTTCCTATACTCCTGTTTCCAGCGACGACGACCATGGATATGTCGATCTCGTTATTAAG gtttattttaaaaatgtacatCCTAAATTCCCTGAGGGTGGTAAAATGTCTCAGCATttggaaaatatgaaaataggTGATACCATAGATATCAGGGGTCCGTCTGGTCGTCTTGTTTATAAAGGACGTGGGAAATTCTCTATTAAGCTTCTCAGGAAGGATCCACCAACTGATTACGACGTTAAGAAG gttGTTATGTTAGCCGGTGGAACTGGCATTACGCCGATGTTGCAGTTGGTTAGAGCTATAATAAAAGATCCTGCGGATGAAACTCAAGTTTCCTTACTTTTTGCTAATCAAACAGAAAAGGATATATTGTTGAGAGATGAATTGGATGACATTGCTAAAAATCATTCTGATAAATTTAAGATATGGTATACGGTAGATAACGGTGGGGAAAATTGGCCCTATAGTACGGGACATATTAACGCAGACATGATAAAAGAACATATGTTGCCACCATCTCCCGATACTATTGTATTAATGTGTGGTCCAGTACCGATGATAAACATGGCTTGCAATCCTAATTTGGACAAGTTAGGCTACGATACCAAATTGCGATTTGCTTATTaa
- the LOC122637069 gene encoding NADH-cytochrome b5 reductase 3 isoform X3, with the protein MDNIDAETKTYKILPVLAAVGTIAAIGLAIKFYVSKVEGKKKKNPVLLVDPVVKYSVPLIQKDVISHDTRKFRFGLPTEDHVLGLPTGQHIHLTTKIGDEVVIRSYTPVSSDDDHGYVDLVIKVYFKNVHPKFPEGGKMSQHLENMKIGDTIDIRGPSGRLVYKGRGKFSIKLLRKDPPTDYDVKKVVMLAGGTGITPMLQLVRAIIKDPADETQVSLLFANQTEKDILLRDELDDIAKNHSDKFKIWYTVDNGGENWPYSTGHINADMIKEHMLPPSPDTIVLMCGPVPMINMACNPNLDKLGYDTKLRFAY; encoded by the exons ATGGATAACATAGATGCAGAAACGAAAACGTATAAG ATTTTGCCAGTATTAGCTGCGGTGGGTACTATTGCTGCTATAGGTCTTGCCATTAAGTTTTACGTATCCAAAgtcgaaggaaagaagaaaaagaatcctGTATTGTTGGTTGACCCGGTTGTCAAATATAGCGTACCATTGATACAGAAAGATGTTATAAGTCATGATACTAGGAAGTTTAGATTCGGTTTGCCAACGGAGGATCATGTTCTTGGTCTTCCTACCGGACAACATATACATTTGACTACTAAGATCGGCGATGAAGTCGTTATACGTTCCTATACTCCTGTTTCCAGCGACGACGACCATGGATATGTCGATCTCGTTATTAAG gtttattttaaaaatgtacatCCTAAATTCCCTGAGGGTGGTAAAATGTCTCAGCATttggaaaatatgaaaataggTGATACCATAGATATCAGGGGTCCGTCTGGTCGTCTTGTTTATAAAGGACGTGGGAAATTCTCTATTAAGCTTCTCAGGAAGGATCCACCAACTGATTACGACGTTAAGAAG gttGTTATGTTAGCCGGTGGAACTGGCATTACGCCGATGTTGCAGTTGGTTAGAGCTATAATAAAAGATCCTGCGGATGAAACTCAAGTTTCCTTACTTTTTGCTAATCAAACAGAAAAGGATATATTGTTGAGAGATGAATTGGATGACATTGCTAAAAATCATTCTGATAAATTTAAGATATGGTATACGGTAGATAACGGTGGGGAAAATTGGCCCTATAGTACGGGACATATTAACGCAGACATGATAAAAGAACATATGTTGCCACCATCTCCCGATACTATTGTATTAATGTGTGGTCCAGTACCGATGATAAACATGGCTTGCAATCCTAATTTGGACAAGTTAGGCTACGATACCAAATTGCGATTTGCTTATTaa
- the LOC122637069 gene encoding NADH-cytochrome b5 reductase 3 isoform X2 — protein MTIENSQEVVTVPKWIQILPVLAAVGTIAAIGLAIKFYVSKVEGKKKKNPVLLVDPVVKYSVPLIQKDVISHDTRKFRFGLPTEDHVLGLPTGQHIHLTTKIGDEVVIRSYTPVSSDDDHGYVDLVIKVYFKNVHPKFPEGGKMSQHLENMKIGDTIDIRGPSGRLVYKGRGKFSIKLLRKDPPTDYDVKKVVMLAGGTGITPMLQLVRAIIKDPADETQVSLLFANQTEKDILLRDELDDIAKNHSDKFKIWYTVDNGGENWPYSTGHINADMIKEHMLPPSPDTIVLMCGPVPMINMACNPNLDKLGYDTKLRFAY, from the exons ATGACAATCGAAAATTCTCAAGAGGTTGTTACTGTGCCAAAATGGATCCAG ATTTTGCCAGTATTAGCTGCGGTGGGTACTATTGCTGCTATAGGTCTTGCCATTAAGTTTTACGTATCCAAAgtcgaaggaaagaagaaaaagaatcctGTATTGTTGGTTGACCCGGTTGTCAAATATAGCGTACCATTGATACAGAAAGATGTTATAAGTCATGATACTAGGAAGTTTAGATTCGGTTTGCCAACGGAGGATCATGTTCTTGGTCTTCCTACCGGACAACATATACATTTGACTACTAAGATCGGCGATGAAGTCGTTATACGTTCCTATACTCCTGTTTCCAGCGACGACGACCATGGATATGTCGATCTCGTTATTAAG gtttattttaaaaatgtacatCCTAAATTCCCTGAGGGTGGTAAAATGTCTCAGCATttggaaaatatgaaaataggTGATACCATAGATATCAGGGGTCCGTCTGGTCGTCTTGTTTATAAAGGACGTGGGAAATTCTCTATTAAGCTTCTCAGGAAGGATCCACCAACTGATTACGACGTTAAGAAG gttGTTATGTTAGCCGGTGGAACTGGCATTACGCCGATGTTGCAGTTGGTTAGAGCTATAATAAAAGATCCTGCGGATGAAACTCAAGTTTCCTTACTTTTTGCTAATCAAACAGAAAAGGATATATTGTTGAGAGATGAATTGGATGACATTGCTAAAAATCATTCTGATAAATTTAAGATATGGTATACGGTAGATAACGGTGGGGAAAATTGGCCCTATAGTACGGGACATATTAACGCAGACATGATAAAAGAACATATGTTGCCACCATCTCCCGATACTATTGTATTAATGTGTGGTCCAGTACCGATGATAAACATGGCTTGCAATCCTAATTTGGACAAGTTAGGCTACGATACCAAATTGCGATTTGCTTATTaa
- the LOC122637069 gene encoding NADH-cytochrome b5 reductase 3 isoform X4, translating to MSADVTERNFILPVLAAVGTIAAIGLAIKFYVSKVEGKKKKNPVLLVDPVVKYSVPLIQKDVISHDTRKFRFGLPTEDHVLGLPTGQHIHLTTKIGDEVVIRSYTPVSSDDDHGYVDLVIKVYFKNVHPKFPEGGKMSQHLENMKIGDTIDIRGPSGRLVYKGRGKFSIKLLRKDPPTDYDVKKVVMLAGGTGITPMLQLVRAIIKDPADETQVSLLFANQTEKDILLRDELDDIAKNHSDKFKIWYTVDNGGENWPYSTGHINADMIKEHMLPPSPDTIVLMCGPVPMINMACNPNLDKLGYDTKLRFAY from the exons atgtcGGCCGATGTTACTGAGAGGAATTTC ATTTTGCCAGTATTAGCTGCGGTGGGTACTATTGCTGCTATAGGTCTTGCCATTAAGTTTTACGTATCCAAAgtcgaaggaaagaagaaaaagaatcctGTATTGTTGGTTGACCCGGTTGTCAAATATAGCGTACCATTGATACAGAAAGATGTTATAAGTCATGATACTAGGAAGTTTAGATTCGGTTTGCCAACGGAGGATCATGTTCTTGGTCTTCCTACCGGACAACATATACATTTGACTACTAAGATCGGCGATGAAGTCGTTATACGTTCCTATACTCCTGTTTCCAGCGACGACGACCATGGATATGTCGATCTCGTTATTAAG gtttattttaaaaatgtacatCCTAAATTCCCTGAGGGTGGTAAAATGTCTCAGCATttggaaaatatgaaaataggTGATACCATAGATATCAGGGGTCCGTCTGGTCGTCTTGTTTATAAAGGACGTGGGAAATTCTCTATTAAGCTTCTCAGGAAGGATCCACCAACTGATTACGACGTTAAGAAG gttGTTATGTTAGCCGGTGGAACTGGCATTACGCCGATGTTGCAGTTGGTTAGAGCTATAATAAAAGATCCTGCGGATGAAACTCAAGTTTCCTTACTTTTTGCTAATCAAACAGAAAAGGATATATTGTTGAGAGATGAATTGGATGACATTGCTAAAAATCATTCTGATAAATTTAAGATATGGTATACGGTAGATAACGGTGGGGAAAATTGGCCCTATAGTACGGGACATATTAACGCAGACATGATAAAAGAACATATGTTGCCACCATCTCCCGATACTATTGTATTAATGTGTGGTCCAGTACCGATGATAAACATGGCTTGCAATCCTAATTTGGACAAGTTAGGCTACGATACCAAATTGCGATTTGCTTATTaa
- the LOC122637069 gene encoding NADH-cytochrome b5 reductase 3 isoform X5, whose amino-acid sequence MSALRSLILPVLAAVGTIAAIGLAIKFYVSKVEGKKKKNPVLLVDPVVKYSVPLIQKDVISHDTRKFRFGLPTEDHVLGLPTGQHIHLTTKIGDEVVIRSYTPVSSDDDHGYVDLVIKVYFKNVHPKFPEGGKMSQHLENMKIGDTIDIRGPSGRLVYKGRGKFSIKLLRKDPPTDYDVKKVVMLAGGTGITPMLQLVRAIIKDPADETQVSLLFANQTEKDILLRDELDDIAKNHSDKFKIWYTVDNGGENWPYSTGHINADMIKEHMLPPSPDTIVLMCGPVPMINMACNPNLDKLGYDTKLRFAY is encoded by the exons ATGTCAGCCTTGCGTTCGTTG ATTTTGCCAGTATTAGCTGCGGTGGGTACTATTGCTGCTATAGGTCTTGCCATTAAGTTTTACGTATCCAAAgtcgaaggaaagaagaaaaagaatcctGTATTGTTGGTTGACCCGGTTGTCAAATATAGCGTACCATTGATACAGAAAGATGTTATAAGTCATGATACTAGGAAGTTTAGATTCGGTTTGCCAACGGAGGATCATGTTCTTGGTCTTCCTACCGGACAACATATACATTTGACTACTAAGATCGGCGATGAAGTCGTTATACGTTCCTATACTCCTGTTTCCAGCGACGACGACCATGGATATGTCGATCTCGTTATTAAG gtttattttaaaaatgtacatCCTAAATTCCCTGAGGGTGGTAAAATGTCTCAGCATttggaaaatatgaaaataggTGATACCATAGATATCAGGGGTCCGTCTGGTCGTCTTGTTTATAAAGGACGTGGGAAATTCTCTATTAAGCTTCTCAGGAAGGATCCACCAACTGATTACGACGTTAAGAAG gttGTTATGTTAGCCGGTGGAACTGGCATTACGCCGATGTTGCAGTTGGTTAGAGCTATAATAAAAGATCCTGCGGATGAAACTCAAGTTTCCTTACTTTTTGCTAATCAAACAGAAAAGGATATATTGTTGAGAGATGAATTGGATGACATTGCTAAAAATCATTCTGATAAATTTAAGATATGGTATACGGTAGATAACGGTGGGGAAAATTGGCCCTATAGTACGGGACATATTAACGCAGACATGATAAAAGAACATATGTTGCCACCATCTCCCGATACTATTGTATTAATGTGTGGTCCAGTACCGATGATAAACATGGCTTGCAATCCTAATTTGGACAAGTTAGGCTACGATACCAAATTGCGATTTGCTTATTaa
- the LOC122637074 gene encoding transmembrane protein 60 has translation MPLIHRALFTWFILLIFLVLLVLRLDQRIQWNWFIVFIPMWLYDNILLIYIIFNMISYCKNGRVSSLRREAWYMTAVLMKLSAQILICLKLEAPYWFLPAKVVLAPFWLLLPILAVDVFIHLIKHCRY, from the exons ATGCCTCTTATACACCGTGCGTTATTTACATggtttattttgttaatttttttagtaCTTCTCGTTTTAAGACTTGATCAAAGAATACAATGGAATTGGTTTATAGTGTTTATACCTATGTGGTTATACGATAacatattacttatttatatcatttttaatatgatcTCTTATTGTAAAAACGGAAGAGTCAGTAGTTTACGTAGAGAA GCTTGGTATATGACGGCCGTACTTATGAAATTAAGCGcacaaattttaatttgtttaaaattagaAGCACCCTACTGGTTTTTACCTGCCAAAGTCGTTTTAGCTCCATTCTGGTTACTTCTACCAATTTTGGCTGTGGatgttttcattcatttaattaaacattgtAGATACTGA
- the LOC122637071 gene encoding uncharacterized protein LOC122637071 isoform X1, translated as MVAMRIFLLFYLSMVLHRKGIARATVTVKEIAAGHLAELPCLSSDDQHRFMFWQLTDDRHVIGPGNPLDVNKYNYEVLTGTLYIRGVSTAESGFYKCISRGIHDHSAVNVHIVELIVKKNWEEVWENDFEANLLRGMTATMVVVVAVAVVLLIIIVKRKRSHGFFDLDESRENSPATFRGNIVNTSAMPTQEVDNGGIENPLDIDFPKVFNQMQKDQGLP; from the exons atg GTGGCAATgcgaatatttttacttttctatttatccatGGTTTTGCATAGAAAAGGTATTGCCAGAGCGACGGTTACAGTGAAAGAAATTGCAGCTGGTCATTTAGCTGAACTTCCATGTTTAAGCAGCGACGATCAGCATCGATTCATGTTTTGGCAACTTACCGATGATAGACACGTAATTGGTCCTGGAAATCCTTTAGATGTAAATAAGTACAACTATGAAGTGTTAACGGGCACACTTTACATTAgg GGGGTGTCGACTGCTGAATCTggtttttataaatgtatttcaaGAGGTATACACGACCATTCTGCTGTTAATGTTCATATCGTTGAATTGATAGTTAAGAAAAATTGGGAAGAGGTTTGGGAAAATGATTTTGag GCAAATTTGCTAAGAGGAATGACTGCTACGATGGTAGTAGTTGTAGCTGTGGCTGTTGTCcttcttattataattgtcAAACGGAAGAGGAGTCATGGATTCTTTG atttgGATGAATCAAGAGAAAATTCACCAGCAACATTTAGAGGAAACATTGTAAATACATCTGCCATGCCTACGCAAGAAGTTGATAATGGCGGAATCGAAAATCCTCTCGATATTGATTTTCCCAAAGTATTCAATCAAATGCAAAAAGATCAAGGATTACCATAA
- the LOC122637071 gene encoding uncharacterized protein LOC122637071 isoform X2 produces the protein MRIFLLFYLSMVLHRKGIARATVTVKEIAAGHLAELPCLSSDDQHRFMFWQLTDDRHVIGPGNPLDVNKYNYEVLTGTLYIRGVSTAESGFYKCISRGIHDHSAVNVHIVELIVKKNWEEVWENDFEANLLRGMTATMVVVVAVAVVLLIIIVKRKRSHGFFDLDESRENSPATFRGNIVNTSAMPTQEVDNGGIENPLDIDFPKVFNQMQKDQGLP, from the exons ATgcgaatatttttacttttctatttatccatGGTTTTGCATAGAAAAGGTATTGCCAGAGCGACGGTTACAGTGAAAGAAATTGCAGCTGGTCATTTAGCTGAACTTCCATGTTTAAGCAGCGACGATCAGCATCGATTCATGTTTTGGCAACTTACCGATGATAGACACGTAATTGGTCCTGGAAATCCTTTAGATGTAAATAAGTACAACTATGAAGTGTTAACGGGCACACTTTACATTAgg GGGGTGTCGACTGCTGAATCTggtttttataaatgtatttcaaGAGGTATACACGACCATTCTGCTGTTAATGTTCATATCGTTGAATTGATAGTTAAGAAAAATTGGGAAGAGGTTTGGGAAAATGATTTTGag GCAAATTTGCTAAGAGGAATGACTGCTACGATGGTAGTAGTTGTAGCTGTGGCTGTTGTCcttcttattataattgtcAAACGGAAGAGGAGTCATGGATTCTTTG atttgGATGAATCAAGAGAAAATTCACCAGCAACATTTAGAGGAAACATTGTAAATACATCTGCCATGCCTACGCAAGAAGTTGATAATGGCGGAATCGAAAATCCTCTCGATATTGATTTTCCCAAAGTATTCAATCAAATGCAAAAAGATCAAGGATTACCATAA
- the LOC122637066 gene encoding anaphase-promoting complex subunit 4, translated as MSGAMRQLEERQLPAEVTIMRWSPKMDLLAVANVKGEVALHRLTWQRVWLLSPQNESDTSVNLAWRPNGKLLAVCYVCSKLFCLVDIENKNIIYKVQLSSQNSITSITWLPLMNADSDNFASNKNNISPTGNYLPSLPCLNRNFGQESERKELLSQTLDLLFLGKDNGSVMMYVFGMFYCGEITVGNGPIIEISGGSGRPIWITWKDNNGIVVNRYSCSLLEKSSAFLKVAQAQANIECLMDYLSRTLMAISEAWETILSEMDDKLARYAESNPPGAVAADFLELLMIGIPTQNLENFLLRDLTEKGLKKLGHSIEMCYSNIQKLVVKNLNSVGMALVYQLAEIRGMVRLGGPYESLGLKNESLITKALHASEAFLAKASEMQQVIDHSMRDYKAFFRWLYVEIQRLTDERIPSEVSRMSQQELIFIAEFLKGFDKIESSSGSRKGVNLEKLGQYLRHEPLQTCLTPEGSEWASMLNENHCLRDHSLIMKQDLNFSLLQSHEKLVNAIRDVFAIAYEDLVNHFTVLQTSLISSTSVLSSQIVTNDGNLLIASSDVERKFLRLFQVEALHANTSSVSLYFKSAIIDVDNKQGSFSKSSVDNAIADLQFYSQDYLSLLLLNKQNYSSTLLQLPSSHVKLLDHQSQSSLCLTDVMGAIWPRAFQGISARRLAVSGARKVAAILNENNRKIRLLETEVEPEDEDEDDEDGIDDGMMDTTPSINTSTS; from the exons ATGTCTGGAGCAATGAGACAATTGGAAGAACGTCAACTTCCAGCTGAAGTTACTATAATGAGATGGTCACCCAAAATGGATTTGTTAGCTGTTGCTAATGTTAAGG GTGAGGTTGCATTACATAGATTAACATGGCAGAGAGTATGGCTATTAAGTCCACAAAATGAATCGGATACATCTGTAAACTTAGCGTGGAGGCCAAATGGAAAATTACTCGCCGTTTGTTACGTGTGTTCCAAGCTTTTCTGTCTCGTTGACATCGAgaataaaaacattatatacaaAGTGCAGCTGTCGTCGCAGAATTCTATAACAAGTATAACATGGTTACCTCTGATGAATGCAGATAGCGATAACTTTGccagtaataaaaataatatttcgccTACCGGTAattatcttccttctttgcCTTGTTTGAACAGAAATTTTGGTCAAGAATCCGAACGCAAGGAGCTCCTTTCTCAAACTTTAGATCTATTGTTT CTCGGCAAAGATAACGGAAGTGTGATGATGTATGTATTTGGAATGTTTTACTGCGGAGAAATAACTGTGGGAAACGGACCGATTATAGAAATTAGCGGTGGATCTGGTAGACCAATATGGATTACTTGGAAAGATAACAATGGCATTGTAGTTAACAGATATTCGTGTTCATTGCTTGAAAAAAGTTCTGCATTTTTAAAG gTAGCTCAAGCTCAAGCAAACATAGAATGTTTGATGGATTATCTCTCGCGTACCTTAATGGCTATTTCTGAAGCTTGGGAAACGATTCTTTCAGAGATGGATGATAAACTCGCACGATATGCTGAAAGCAATCCACCTGGTGCAGTGGCTGCAgattttttagaattattgaTGATCGGTATACCGACACAAAATTTAGAAAACTTTCTATTGCGCGATCTAACTGAGAAAGGCCTGAAAAAATTGGGCCACAGTATCGAGATGTGTTACAGTAATATACAG AAACTAGTCGTGAAAAATTTGAACAGCGTCGGAATGGCATTAGTGTATCAATTAGCTGAAATTCGTGGTATGGTGAGATTAGGTGGACCTTACGAATCTCTTGGCCTCAAGAACGAAAGTCTCATAACAAAAGCTCTTCACGCGTCAGAAGCTTTTCTAGCCAAGGCTTCTGAAATGCAACAAGTGATAGATCATAGCATGCGAGATTATAAAGCATTTTTTAG gtGGTTGTATGTAGAGATCCAAAGATTAACAGACGAAAGAATACCATCTGAAGTAAGCCGTATGAGTCAACaggaattaatatttatcgcaGAATTTCTTAAAGgatttgataaaattgaatCGAGTAGTGGCAGTAGGAAAGGTGTAAACCTTGAAAAATTAGGACAATATTTACGTCACGAGCCTTTACAAACTTGCTTAACACCAGAAGGGAGCGAATGGGCATCCATgttaaatgaaaatcattGTCTTCGCGATCACTCGCTTATAATGAAACaagatttgaatttttctttgttgcaATCTCATGAGAAACTAGTCAACGCCATACGCGATGTTTTTGCAATAGCCTATGAAGATTTAGTTAATCATTTCACAGTTTTACAAACATCTTTGATATCTTCTACGAGCGTTTTATCTTCTCAAATAGTAACGAACGATGGTAATCTGTTAATAGCCAGTTCTGACGTCGAACGTAAATTTTTACGTCTATTTCAAGTTGAAGCCTTGCACGCAAATACATCATCCGTTTCTTTATACTTTAAGTCTGCTATAATAGATGTTGATAACAAACAAG gaTCCTTTTCGAAAAGTTCTGTCGACAATGCGATAGCCGATTTACAGTTTTATTCGCAAGATTATCTTAGTCTTCTTTTATTGAACAAACAGAATTATTCATCGACTCTTCTACAGTTACCATCGAGTCATGTGAAATTGTTAGATCATCAAAGCCAGTCTTCGTTATGTTTAACCGATGTTATGGGTGCCATATGGCCAAGAGCTTTTCAAGGTATATCTGCAAGACGATTGGCAGTTAGCGGTGCACGAAAAGTAGCAGCAATCCTTAAcgaaaataacagaaaaatacGATTGCTTGAAACTGAAGTTGAACCGGAGGATGAAGATGAGGACGATGAAGATGGGATTGATGACGGTATGATGGATACAACACCGAGTATAAATACAAGTACTTCATAA